From the Musa acuminata AAA Group cultivar baxijiao chromosome BXJ1-2, Cavendish_Baxijiao_AAA, whole genome shotgun sequence genome, one window contains:
- the LOC103968406 gene encoding putative pentatricopeptide repeat-containing protein At4g17915 isoform X1, which yields MPTICLILGFTYSSWPFPVVFGYQGARLVPFICPYEGMIRRLSTKLLNVCVSSLCKARNLDKAEAVIIDGIRLGCLPDVVTYNTLIDAYCCLVGIDEAYVILYRMREAGVRPDVITYNSLIAGATRCCLPTRSLDLFEEMLQAGLVPDVWTYNTLMHCLFKCGYPEDAYKIYLDMISKNVTPSLTTYNTLINGMCKTGNAMSGLRLFRNLERLGFSAELVTYNTIINGLCKSGRIGEARRILKELGESDCVPNEITYTTVMKCCFQNGRFEQGFEIFYGMMNKGYTADVFAYCAAISALIKMGNLEDANACVEQMLRNGIGLDKACYNTIIYLQCKEGKLDYAFQLVNEMEEAGLGSDQYTYSILIDGLCRMGYIDSANKQLHMMEMRGFRSNLVAYNCLIDGLCKLGEVDLALKLFHEMKSKDNYTYTSIVNGLCKKSRFHAASKLLLNCLKEGSSVLTSTHRAVIAGLQSAGFRRDAKRLRASLRVACLLRY from the exons ATGCCCACCATCTGTTTGATACTTGGCTTCACATATAGCTCGTGGCCATTTCCTGTTGTTTTTGGAT ATCAGGGTGCCAGATTAGTTCCTTTTATCTGCCCTTATGAGGGAATGATCCGTAGACTTTCGACAAAATTGTTGAACGTCTGCGTGTCTTCCCTGTGTAAAGCTAGGAACTTGGACAAAGCTGAGGCGGTTATCATTGATGGCATCAGACTAGGTTGCCTTCCTGATGTTGTGACGTATAACACGTTGATCGATGCGTACTGCTGTCTGGTAGGCATAGATGAAGCATACGTGATTCTTTATAGAATGAGAGAAGCAGGAGTGAGACCAGATGTCATTACTTACAATTCTTTGATCGCTGGCGCTACTCGGTGTTGCCTCCCGACACGTTCCCTGGATCTGTTTGAAGAAATGCTGCAGGCTGGACTTGTGCCAGATGTTTGGACTTATAACACCTTGATGCATTGCCTGTTTAAATGCGGATACCCAGAGGACGCTTACAAGATTTATTTGGATATGATATCAAAAAATGTCACCCCTTCTTTGACCACATACAACACCTTGATTAATGGCATGTGCAAGACAGGGAATGCTATGAGTGGCCTCAGGCTCTTTAGGAACTTAGAAAGGCTTGGTTTTTCTGCAGAGCTGGTTACATATAATACAATAATCAATGGCCTTTGTAAATCTGGTAGGATAGGTGAAGCAAGAAGGATTCTCAAGGAGCTGGGTGAATCAGACTGTGTTCCAAATGAGATAACTTATACGACGGTTATGAAATGCTGCTTTCAAAATGGAAGATTTGAGCAAGGATTTGAGATATTTTATGGGATGATGAATAAAGGCTACACTGCTGATGTCTTTGCGTATTGTGCAGCAATAAGTGCATTGATCAAGATGGGTAATCTTGAAGATGCTAATGCTTGTGTAGAGCAGATGTTAAGAAATGGCATAGGTCTGGATAAAGCATGTTATAATACTATAATTTATCTACAATGCAAAGAAGGCAAGCTAGACTATGCATTCCAGTTGGTTAATGAGATGGAAGAAGCTGGCCTTGGGAGTGATCAATACACATACTCTATACTCATAGATGGTTTGTGCAGGATGGGATACATTGATTCTGCCAACAAGCAACTGCATATGATGGAGATGAGGGGCTTCCGCTCAAACTTAGTGGCTTATAATTGCTTAATTGATGGATTGTGTAAACTAGGAGAAGTGGATTTAGCCCTCAAGTTATTCCATGAGATGAAATCTAAGGATAATTACACATACACATCAATTGTTAATGGACTATGTAAGAAGAGTAGATTTCATGCTGCATCCAAGCTATTGCTGAATTGCTTAAAGGAGGGTAGTAGTGTGCTCACATCTACCCACCGTGCCGTTATAGCTGGTCTTCAAAGTGCTGGATTTAGAAGGGATGCGAAAAGATTAAGAGCATCTTTGCGTGTTGCTTGCCTTTTGCGGTACTAA
- the LOC135594768 gene encoding uncharacterized protein LOC135594768, with translation MQPPRTIRDLQRLNGRLVALSRFLSRSGDRCLPFFQALKDPKNFRWTTECERAFERMKQHLANLPRLASVSPGEKLSLYLAASQHAVSSVLVKENSGDQLPVYYVSHMLSGPEERYRPIEKLALALVLSARKLRPYFQAHPIEVITDQPLRLVLSKFDVAGRLLKWAVELGEHDIQYIPRTAIKAQAVADFIVELTPSTGEELEPPRETWTLHVDGSANAKGAGAGLVLVTPDGRSIERSFRFGFRATNNEAEYEALLAGLQLALKMRVTDIRVITDSQLVARQLDGGYESRDPTMAKYLAQVKSLATKFAHFELSNVPRSENQRADTLAKWASGSAPWAQPETEVLPHRAIEVVATVTGGAPATWEHARTARRSAVLFTPVDCAWPFAQWGLDILGPLPPASGQRKYIIVGVDYFTRWVEAEPLATITESQVERFVWRNLITRFGLPQSIVTDNGPQFADRRFQEFCAKHKIQLRFSSVAYPQANGLAEVTNRSIVDGLKRRVSAARSAWIDELPSVLWAMCTTPKTPTGESPYSLTFGTEAVLPSEVAIPTPRTADYSEEASGEGLRSNLDLLEERRANAHQKALSYKRAVARVYNRRVRPRSIKLEDLVLRKTEVSRPTQARGKLTPKWEGPYRVIGVSRPGTFRLATMNGDPVPRTWNIQNLRKYFV, from the exons atgcagcctcctcggacgatcagagacctgcagcgccttaacgggaggctagtCGCGTTATCACGTTTTCtttcccgatcgggagatcgctgcctccccttcttccaggccctgaaggatccgaagaacttccgatggacgaCGGAATGCGAGAGGGCCTTCGAGCGGATGAAGcaacacctggccaacctcccccgactcgcTTCAGTCTCCCCTGGGGAGAAATTGAGTCTCTACCTCGCCGCCTCCCAGCACGCGGTCAGTTCGGTTCTGGTCAAAGAAAACTCCGGCGACCAACTgccggtctactatgtcagccacatgcTGAGCGGGCCAGAAGAACGCTACCGGCCAATCGAAAAGCTGGCGCTGGCGCTCGTTCTGTCGGCGCGAAAGCTCCGCCCTTAtttccaggcccacccgatagaggtaataacTGACCAGCCGCTCCGACTTGTTCTGTCTAAATTCGACgttgcagggcgtctcctcaaatgggcagtggagctcggcgagcacgacatacaGTATATACcacggaccgccatcaaagcccaggCCGTGGCAGACTTCATTGTAGAGCTGACCCCGAGCACAGGCGAGGAACTCGAGCCACCGCGTGAGACGTGGACCCTCCACGTAGACGGGTCGGCCAACGCAAAAGGCGCCGGTGCAGGGCTGGTGCTGGTGACACCTGACGGCCGCTCGATCgagcgctccttccgcttcgggttcagggccaccaacaacgaggcagaatacgaggctctcctggcggggctccagttggcactgaaaatgcgggtgaccgacatacgcgtcatcaccgactcacagctggtggctaggcagctcgacgGCGGATACGAATCCCGGGACCCGACTATGGCGAAATATCTAGCACAGGTAAAAAGCCTTGCCACCAAGTTTGcccattttgaattgtcgaatgttcccaggagcgagaaccagcgagccgacaccctgGCAAAATGGGCGTCCGGCTCGGCCCCCTGGGCTCAACCCGAGACCGAAGTGCTCCCCCACCGAGCCATAGAGGTCGTCGCCACGGTCACGGGCGGcgcgccggccacttgg gagcacgcccgcaccgcccgacggtcggcggtcctgttcaccccTGTCGATTGTGcctggccattcgcgcaatggggactggacatactcgggcctctcccacccgcctccggccagcggaagtacatcatcgtgggagtggactactttaccaggtgggtcgaagccgagcccctagcGACCATTACGGAGTCACAAGTGGAAaggttcgtgtggagaaacctcataactcggttcggcctgccccagtccatcgtcaccgacaatggaCCTCAATTCGCCGATAGGAGattccaagagttttgcgccaagcacaaaattcagctgaggttcagctcggtggcttacccccaggcgaatgggctagctgaggtaaccaaccggtccatcgTCGACGGCCTCAAGAGAAGGGTATCCGCTgcccgatcggcttggatcgacgagctcccgagcgtcctatgggcgatgtgcactacccccaagaccccgaccggggagtctccctacagcctcacgttcgggaccgaggccgtatTGCCATCCGAAGTAGCCATCCCGACTCCGCGGACGGCAGACTACAGCGAAGAGGCCTCGGGAGAAGGGCTCCGATCCAACCTGGACCTACTCGAGGAAAGACGGGCCAACGCACACCAGAAAgctctttcttacaaaagagccgtagcgagggtctacaaccggagaGTACGACCCCGATCAATAAAATTAGAGGACCTGGTCCTGCGCAAAACCGAGGTCAGCCGCCCAACCCAAGCAAGGGGGAAGCTGACCCCGAAGTGGGAAGGACCCTATCGGGTCATTGGAGTATCCCGACCAGGGACGTTCCGACTCGCAACAATGAATGGCGACCCCGTGCcccggacttggaacatacagaaccttaggaaaTACTTCGTCTGA
- the LOC103968406 gene encoding putative pentatricopeptide repeat-containing protein At4g17915 isoform X2: MIRRLSTKLLNVCVSSLCKARNLDKAEAVIIDGIRLGCLPDVVTYNTLIDAYCCLVGIDEAYVILYRMREAGVRPDVITYNSLIAGATRCCLPTRSLDLFEEMLQAGLVPDVWTYNTLMHCLFKCGYPEDAYKIYLDMISKNVTPSLTTYNTLINGMCKTGNAMSGLRLFRNLERLGFSAELVTYNTIINGLCKSGRIGEARRILKELGESDCVPNEITYTTVMKCCFQNGRFEQGFEIFYGMMNKGYTADVFAYCAAISALIKMGNLEDANACVEQMLRNGIGLDKACYNTIIYLQCKEGKLDYAFQLVNEMEEAGLGSDQYTYSILIDGLCRMGYIDSANKQLHMMEMRGFRSNLVAYNCLIDGLCKLGEVDLALKLFHEMKSKDNYTYTSIVNGLCKKSRFHAASKLLLNCLKEGSSVLTSTHRAVIAGLQSAGFRRDAKRLRASLRVACLLRY; the protein is encoded by the coding sequence ATGATCCGTAGACTTTCGACAAAATTGTTGAACGTCTGCGTGTCTTCCCTGTGTAAAGCTAGGAACTTGGACAAAGCTGAGGCGGTTATCATTGATGGCATCAGACTAGGTTGCCTTCCTGATGTTGTGACGTATAACACGTTGATCGATGCGTACTGCTGTCTGGTAGGCATAGATGAAGCATACGTGATTCTTTATAGAATGAGAGAAGCAGGAGTGAGACCAGATGTCATTACTTACAATTCTTTGATCGCTGGCGCTACTCGGTGTTGCCTCCCGACACGTTCCCTGGATCTGTTTGAAGAAATGCTGCAGGCTGGACTTGTGCCAGATGTTTGGACTTATAACACCTTGATGCATTGCCTGTTTAAATGCGGATACCCAGAGGACGCTTACAAGATTTATTTGGATATGATATCAAAAAATGTCACCCCTTCTTTGACCACATACAACACCTTGATTAATGGCATGTGCAAGACAGGGAATGCTATGAGTGGCCTCAGGCTCTTTAGGAACTTAGAAAGGCTTGGTTTTTCTGCAGAGCTGGTTACATATAATACAATAATCAATGGCCTTTGTAAATCTGGTAGGATAGGTGAAGCAAGAAGGATTCTCAAGGAGCTGGGTGAATCAGACTGTGTTCCAAATGAGATAACTTATACGACGGTTATGAAATGCTGCTTTCAAAATGGAAGATTTGAGCAAGGATTTGAGATATTTTATGGGATGATGAATAAAGGCTACACTGCTGATGTCTTTGCGTATTGTGCAGCAATAAGTGCATTGATCAAGATGGGTAATCTTGAAGATGCTAATGCTTGTGTAGAGCAGATGTTAAGAAATGGCATAGGTCTGGATAAAGCATGTTATAATACTATAATTTATCTACAATGCAAAGAAGGCAAGCTAGACTATGCATTCCAGTTGGTTAATGAGATGGAAGAAGCTGGCCTTGGGAGTGATCAATACACATACTCTATACTCATAGATGGTTTGTGCAGGATGGGATACATTGATTCTGCCAACAAGCAACTGCATATGATGGAGATGAGGGGCTTCCGCTCAAACTTAGTGGCTTATAATTGCTTAATTGATGGATTGTGTAAACTAGGAGAAGTGGATTTAGCCCTCAAGTTATTCCATGAGATGAAATCTAAGGATAATTACACATACACATCAATTGTTAATGGACTATGTAAGAAGAGTAGATTTCATGCTGCATCCAAGCTATTGCTGAATTGCTTAAAGGAGGGTAGTAGTGTGCTCACATCTACCCACCGTGCCGTTATAGCTGGTCTTCAAAGTGCTGGATTTAGAAGGGATGCGAAAAGATTAAGAGCATCTTTGCGTGTTGCTTGCCTTTTGCGGTACTAA